AGAAGCCCCCCATTTTTCTAGACGCATTACTTCGTACAAGCCGCGCTGGAGGTCGTACCATGTTTGCACACGGTATTGGGTAGGATCCAGCTGCTGTTGCAGTAAGGTCTTAATAGTCTCGGCGCGATCGAGGTGGTCCAGCCTCAGCTCAATGCCGTCAATGCGTCCAGGCATGCGAAACAGCCGTTGCGCCTCTTCCAGAGCGATAAAAACATAGCTTTCATCATAGCCCGAAGCCAGCTGGTACAGTCCTCGTACTTCAAAGCGGATCAAGGGAGGTGGCGAAAGCGGGGACATCAAAAGTTGCTCCAGTGCTGGCGCCGAAAGCAACCCGACCTGGCTGGCCGGCTCGGTAGGACTCCCTGGTAACAGCCCCAGGCGTTGGGCCAGAGGCATGCCCACTAAGACGCCAGGCCGTCCCTCCTTTTGCCCTCGCAAATCAACACTGCCGAAAACATGCGTTAATGCCTTGAGGGCCTCAGGTTCCACCCCACGTACAATCACCACTTTGTTCGCCTCACTACTGCCTTCGTAAAGCAACAGCGCCTTGCCTTCGATATAGGCTGTAACCTGCCGCACATGGGGCAGCTGCCGCAATGCTTGCTCCAGCGAGTCCGAAGCGGGAATACCTCCTGGCGCTACGCCAACAATCCGCACGTGTGGATCCACCGAAACAAGCAGATCGCGCACTACCCGATAAAATCCATTCATCACCGAAAGCACCACAATAAGCGCTGCTACGCCTACGGCAACGCCCAGCACAGAAATCCCTGTGATGACGGCTATCAGTGTCACCTGATGTCGTGAAACGAGGTACCGCTGCGCTAATAACAACCGCACGTCCATTTATTTCTCCTGGGCTCCAAGTCCCAAAATAGGCAGAGGGTTGGCAAACCAAGCTTCAGGAACCGTCCCTGGAAAGGTTACGTGATCGGTAAGGATCACCAAAGGCCCATACAAAAACGCCTTTTGTGTAGCCCAACGTACGATCCCATAGGGCGTTTGCCATTGCTGGTAATCCGTCCAGCGATACTGGGCTAGCAGCGCCCGCGGATTGTCGTGCATGGGGTAGGCCCATTGAAGCACCAGGCTCGTTTGCCGATCTGCATACAGCCAGTAACGCGCAGCAGGCAACCCCTCAGCCTGCTGCAGCTCAATCCGTAGCACTTCATACGCTGCGGTACTCGAATCGGCTTCATAGAATCGCAAAACTCCTGCTTCAAAAAGCTGAACCGGAGCCAACAGCCAGAAACTATCGTTGCGATAGCGCCGGTAAGCTTCTTCCAGCAGCCGTTGACTGACCTTAGCGGCTAGGGGCTGACCATGATGGTACACCTGCCCCTCGCGCGTATGCACATTAAAAAGCGCTACGTAGAGCGAGTCCCCCCTTTGCCATTCCAGCCGATAGCGGCCACTAGGCCGATGCCAAAGGTGGCGCGCTACCAACTGGCGCATACCGTCATGAACCACAGCAAAGTCAAAACGAATATAGGCCAGCCGTGCCCAAACTTCTGGCCCACCCCAAGCGCGATATATGCGCATCGCTAGGGAATCGGCACGGGTTTCTACTACAGGTAGGGCCTCCGGTGGAAGCGTAGCTTTGGGAGATTGCATCTGGCATCCCCCAAACCCGAGGAGCAGCACCCCAGCCCTAAAAAACCTCCAGAAAAATACGCTTGTGTAATTCATCCGCAAACCGAGACCTAAGCTTACAGGAGACACTTTTTTGAATTCCCTTTTAAGAAAAGAAATAAACTTTTGCAAACATCGCCACAGTGCTTTATTCCATTGTATGGACGAATTGGAATCATCCTGCGCTTTTCCTATGTCCCGCTACTTGCTCCTATGGGTCTGGGTCATGCTTTCGAGCTCGGCATTCGCCCAACCGCAAAAAGTTGATGACGTAGTGATCGACACCACGCACGCACCAGCCTCCCCGCCTCGCACGTATTCACTTCCTTTCGTGCGTGTTGAAGGCAACCGTTTTGTCGACGAAAACGGCCGCACGCTCGTTTTCCGAGGCGTATCGATTGCCGATCCTGACCGACTGGAGCGCATTGGCAAATGGAATAAAACGCTTTTTGAAGTGATCAAAAAAGACTGGAATGCCAACATTGTCCGCATTCCGGTCCACCCCCAAGCTTGGCGCGAGCGTGGCGCGTCGGCGTACCTAAAACTTCTCGACCAAGCGGTTGCGTGGGCTAATGCGCTGCAGCTTTACTTGATCATTGACTGGCATAGCATTGGTAACTTGCGCACAGAGCTCTTTCAGCACCCGATGTATAACACCACCAAAACGGAGACTTTCCGTTTCTGGAAAACCATTGCAGAGCACTTTCGCCATAATCCGATCGTGGCTTTCTATGAGCTTTTTAACGAACCCACCCATTTTAACGGTACGCTAGGTCGCATGTCTTGGGAAGAGTACAAGGCCATTATAGAAGAAATCATCTACATCATCTACGCGCACGACCAGACCGTCATCCCCCTGGTAGGGGGCTTTGATTGGGCCTACGACCTCACTCCGGTTCGTGAGCATCCCATTAACTTTCCCGGGGTTGCCTACACGGCGCATCCCTATCCTCAAAAACGCCAGCCCCCTTGGGAAGAAAAATGGGAGCAAGACTGGGGATTTGTGGCAAACACGTATCCGGTGTTTGTTACCGAACTGGGGTTCATGAGCGCAGACGGCCCTGGTGCCCACGTTCCAGTAATTGGCGATGAGACGTATGGTGAAGCAATCCTTCGCTACATGGAACAAAAGGGGATTTCTTGGACGGCATGGGTATTTGATCCCGTTTGGTCCCCGCAACTCATCGCCAATTGGGATTTTGAACCTACACCTCAGGGCCGATTTTTCCGTGA
This Rhodothermus bifroesti DNA region includes the following protein-coding sequences:
- a CDS encoding ABC transporter permease, whose product is MDVRLLLAQRYLVSRHQVTLIAVITGISVLGVAVGVAALIVVLSVMNGFYRVVRDLLVSVDPHVRIVGVAPGGIPASDSLEQALRQLPHVRQVTAYIEGKALLLYEGSSEANKVVIVRGVEPEALKALTHVFGSVDLRGQKEGRPGVLVGMPLAQRLGLLPGSPTEPASQVGLLSAPALEQLLMSPLSPPPLIRFEVRGLYQLASGYDESYVFIALEEAQRLFRMPGRIDGIELRLDHLDRAETIKTLLQQQLDPTQYRVQTWYDLQRGLYEVMRLEKWGASLILALIVVVAAFSILGALTMVVIEKRRDIGVLQAMGLSRRRVRQVFWTAGLLIGLAGAGLGCVLGVGLALLQQQFQLVPLAGSEAFLIHAYPVAVEPLDVLGVLLAAVVLCMLAAMYPAARAAAIAPARAVHLEE
- a CDS encoding glycoside hydrolase family 5 protein, whose product is MSRYLLLWVWVMLSSSAFAQPQKVDDVVIDTTHAPASPPRTYSLPFVRVEGNRFVDENGRTLVFRGVSIADPDRLERIGKWNKTLFEVIKKDWNANIVRIPVHPQAWRERGASAYLKLLDQAVAWANALQLYLIIDWHSIGNLRTELFQHPMYNTTKTETFRFWKTIAEHFRHNPIVAFYELFNEPTHFNGTLGRMSWEEYKAIIEEIIYIIYAHDQTVIPLVGGFDWAYDLTPVREHPINFPGVAYTAHPYPQKRQPPWEEKWEQDWGFVANTYPVFVTELGFMSADGPGAHVPVIGDETYGEAILRYMEQKGISWTAWVFDPVWSPQLIANWDFEPTPQGRFFRDKMRQLNPRN